One genomic segment of Scophthalmus maximus strain ysfricsl-2021 chromosome 3, ASM2237912v1, whole genome shotgun sequence includes these proteins:
- the mtg2 gene encoding mitochondrial ribosome-associated GTPase 2, which translates to MLATLGRFKSCRWFSPDKLSGYGLIQELSRSGSPVSAARTLRVPAGGRGLSTSRVLCAKVRGHQKKTELSEKKLTRHFVDQRRVKLVAGSGGRGACCFHSEPRKEWGGPDGGNGGDGGSIVIKADRFVKSLAQVVPIYKGEDGQSGGNKNCYGRNGSPTYICVPLGTVVKEQGSTVVDLAEHGQEYLAVFGGAGGKGNRFFLSNENRAPITATPGVPGEERVLQLELRTMAHAGLVGFPNAGKSSLLRAISNARPAVASYPFTTLNPHVGIVEYRDHEQVAVADIPGIIRGAHLNRGLGISFLRHIERCRFLLFVLDLSVPEPWTQLQHLRYELDQYEPGLSQRPQAIVANKVDLPEAREKLETLRSLVAERVIPVSALTGQNTEELILHLRELYDGHLRGGGGGEGKPTRCR; encoded by the exons ATGTTGGCGACGTTGGGGAGATTTAAAAGCTGTCGTTGGTTCTCTCCGGACAAACTCTCAGGCTACGGGCTGATACAAGAGTTGAGTCGCAGTGGATCTCCGGTGTCCGCGGCGAGGACACTCCGAGTCCCCGCCGGGGGCAGAGGTTTGTCCACCTCCCGCGTTCTCTGCGCCAAAGTCCGAGGACACCAGAAGAAGACGGAGCTGTCGGAGAAGAAGCTG ACGCGTCACTTCGTGGACCAGCGGCGGGTGAAGCTGGTGGCCGGCTCGGGGGGCAGAGGTGCCTGCTGCTTTCACAGTGAGCCGCGGAAAGAGTGGGGCGGCCCGGACGGAGGGAACGGGGGCGACGGAGGCAGCATCGTTATCAAGG CCGACCGGTTTGTGAAGTCACTGGCGCAAGTGGTTCCGATTTACAAGGGAGAGGACGGCCAATCAGGTGGCAACAAGAACTGCTATGGTCGTAACGGCAGCCCGACCTACATTTGT GTTCCGTTGGGCACAGTGGTGAAGGAGCAGGGCAGCACCGTGGTGGACCTCGCCGAGCACGGCCAGGAGTATCTGGCCGTATTCGGAGGAGCCGGGGGGAAGGGGAATCGGTTCTTCTTGTCCAACGAGAACCGCGCTCCGATTACGGCGACCCCCGGCGTGCCGGGCGAGGAGAGGgtcctgcagctggagctgcgCACCATGGCCCACGCTGGACTG GTGGGTTTTCCTAATGCTGGGAAATCGTCGTTGTTGAGAGCCATCTCCAACGCCAGGCCGGCGGTGGCGTCCTACCCGTTCACAACTCTCAACCCTCACGTGGGAATCGTCGAATACAGAGATCACGAGCAAGTCGCAG TTGCTGACATCCCAGGCATCATCCGCGGGGCCCATCTGAACCGAGGGCTGGGTATCTCCTTCCTGCGTCACATCGAGCGCTgccgcttcctcctcttcgttcTGGACCTGTCGGTCCCGGAGCCCTGGACTCAGCTCCAACACCTGCGCTATGAACTGGACCAGTACGAGCCCGGTCTGTCGCAGCGGCCTCAGGCCATCGTGGCCAACAAAGTGGACCTGCCCGAGGCACGGGAGAAGCTGGAGACCCTGAGGAGCCTCGTGGCGGAGCGGGTCATCCCTGTGTCGGCTCTGACAGGACAGAACACGGAGGAGCTCATCCTCCACCTCAGGGAGCTGTACGACGGACACctgcgaggaggaggcggtggggAGGGCAAACCCACGAGGTGCCGGTGA